The following coding sequences lie in one Arachis hypogaea cultivar Tifrunner chromosome 4, arahy.Tifrunner.gnm2.J5K5, whole genome shotgun sequence genomic window:
- the LOC112795136 gene encoding uncharacterized mitochondrial protein AtMg00240-like gives MNYTAPLSKYVGLPLSDLTPYRRLIGRLLYLTNTRPDISFAVNKLSQYLDCSTNVHCKAGLHILKYIKGTPTRGILFSTTSDLCLTGYSDSDWGTCPDTWRSVADILTKSLAPGPFAKIHCKLGMHVIHIPSLREADRRKSSS, from the exons ATGAATTACACTGCTCCCCTATCAAAGTATGTTGGTTTACCCTTGTCTGACTTGACTCCTTATCGCAGGCTTATAGGGAGGCTGCTTTACTTGACGAATACTCGTCCTGATATTAGCTTCGCTGTCAACAAGCTCAGTCAATATCTGGACTGTTCCACGAACGTGCATTGCAAGGCTGGGCTGCACATCTTGAAGTATATCAAAGGTACTCCAACAAGAGGAATTTTGTTCTCCACCACCTCTGACTTATGCCTTACTGGCTATTCTGATTCTGATTGGGGAACGTGCCCCGATACATGGCGTTCG GTCGCTGATATTCTCACCAAGAGCTTGGCACCAGGGCCGTTCGCAAAGATTCATTGCAAGCTTGGAATGCATGTCATTCATATTCCAAGCTTGAGGGAGGCTGATAGAAGGAAGTCGAGCTCATAA